One window of Chamaesiphon minutus PCC 6605 genomic DNA carries:
- a CDS encoding DUF4126 domain-containing protein — translation MIGILAVLSVSAAAGMRIALPLLVIGLLRTDLWQQVPLLDRIQPSVLIAVLTAWTFLELVISKQLWGQRLLQFVELIFSPLVGAVMAMAVARILQQPTQAIWILGVVGGLFALVLQLVKVGWFYRLKGGLPTWAVLLEDVLCVLLVLFAFKAPNSGGIIALLILWLAIRSSQSWYQWYKEGRGAGDGERDNLSDRKNRE, via the coding sequence ATGATCGGAATCTTGGCTGTGCTATCAGTATCTGCTGCTGCTGGAATGCGAATCGCCTTGCCGCTGCTGGTAATCGGTCTGCTTAGAACTGACTTGTGGCAACAGGTACCCCTACTCGATCGCATTCAACCTTCAGTACTGATTGCCGTCCTGACTGCTTGGACATTCTTGGAACTGGTAATTTCCAAACAACTCTGGGGACAGCGGCTGTTGCAATTTGTAGAACTCATATTTAGCCCCTTAGTCGGTGCGGTAATGGCCATGGCAGTGGCGCGGATCTTGCAGCAACCAACCCAAGCGATCTGGATTTTGGGCGTAGTCGGAGGCTTATTTGCCTTAGTTTTGCAACTGGTAAAAGTGGGTTGGTTTTATCGGCTCAAGGGAGGGTTGCCGACTTGGGCGGTATTGCTCGAAGATGTCTTGTGCGTGCTGTTGGTGCTATTTGCTTTCAAAGCACCTAACTCTGGCGGTATCATTGCGCTGCTAATTTTGTGGCTGGCGATTCGCAGTTCGCAAAGTTGGTATCAGTGGTACAAGGAAGGGCGAGGAGCGGGGGACGGGGAACGAGATAATCTTAGCGATCGCAAAAATAGAGAATGA
- a CDS encoding tyrosine phenol-lyase — protein MTELNLPSYSIETELGNSRSDSAPVPDAISTIPVAQPAPDDKPARPHRRRSWAEPYKIKVVEPLKITTRAERERAIAEAGYNTFLLRSEDVYIDLLTDSGTAAMSDYQWAGMMMGDESYAGSKNFYNLEEKIQKYYGYSYIIPTHQGRGAENILSQILIKPGDYVPGNMYFTTTRLHQELAGGTFVDVIIDEAHDPASLHPFKGNIDLQKLTDTIDRVGAARIPYISVAGTVNMAGGQPMSMANMREVYQIAQRYGIRIILDATRAVENAYFIQQREADYHHQTIAAILREFCAYTDGCTMSGKKDALVNIGGWLALNDPELYEEASNLVVIYEGLHTYGGMAGRDMEAMARGIEESVQDEHIRARVGQVEYLGQKLIDWKIPVVVPIGGHAIYLDAKAFLPHIPQDYFPAQRLAAELYLEAGIRTMERGIVSAGRNKETGDHYYPNLELVRLTIPRRVYTQAHMDLTAEAVEEVYYNRDRLEGLMMIHEPKYLRFFQARFALKSPVS, from the coding sequence ATGACCGAGCTGAATCTTCCAAGCTATTCTATCGAGACAGAATTAGGCAACAGCCGATCTGACTCTGCCCCAGTCCCCGATGCTATTTCAACCATCCCCGTCGCGCAGCCAGCCCCCGATGACAAACCAGCGCGTCCGCACCGCCGTCGCTCGTGGGCCGAGCCATATAAGATTAAGGTAGTAGAGCCGCTAAAAATTACTACTCGCGCCGAACGGGAACGCGCGATCGCGGAAGCGGGTTACAATACCTTTCTGTTGCGATCGGAAGATGTTTATATCGACCTACTCACGGACAGCGGTACCGCCGCGATGAGCGATTACCAGTGGGCGGGGATGATGATGGGGGATGAGTCCTATGCAGGTAGCAAAAACTTTTATAATTTAGAAGAAAAAATCCAGAAGTATTACGGCTATTCCTATATCATCCCGACACACCAAGGGCGTGGTGCCGAAAATATTCTGTCTCAAATCCTGATAAAACCAGGCGACTATGTACCTGGAAATATGTATTTCACCACCACCAGGCTGCATCAAGAATTGGCAGGCGGTACGTTTGTCGATGTAATTATCGACGAAGCTCACGATCCGGCGTCTTTGCACCCCTTTAAAGGCAATATCGATCTCCAAAAACTGACCGATACGATCGATCGAGTCGGTGCAGCGCGCATTCCCTATATTAGCGTAGCCGGAACCGTGAATATGGCTGGCGGACAGCCGATGTCGATGGCAAATATGCGGGAAGTCTATCAGATCGCCCAACGCTATGGCATTCGGATTATCCTCGATGCGACCCGTGCTGTGGAAAATGCTTACTTTATCCAACAGCGAGAGGCGGACTATCATCACCAAACAATTGCAGCGATCTTGCGCGAATTCTGCGCCTACACCGATGGCTGCACGATGAGCGGCAAAAAAGATGCCCTAGTTAACATCGGCGGCTGGTTGGCTCTCAACGATCCCGAATTATACGAAGAAGCCAGTAATCTCGTCGTCATTTATGAGGGTTTGCATACCTATGGCGGCATGGCTGGACGGGATATGGAAGCGATGGCCAGAGGTATCGAAGAATCAGTCCAAGACGAGCATATTCGGGCGCGGGTGGGACAGGTAGAGTATCTGGGGCAGAAGTTAATCGATTGGAAGATTCCGGTGGTGGTGCCAATCGGCGGTCATGCCATCTATTTGGATGCTAAAGCCTTTTTACCCCACATTCCGCAAGACTATTTCCCCGCCCAACGTCTGGCCGCAGAACTCTATCTAGAGGCAGGTATTCGCACGATGGAGCGCGGGATTGTTTCTGCTGGCCGCAATAAAGAAACTGGCGACCATTATTATCCCAACTTAGAACTAGTCCGTCTGACAATTCCCCGGCGGGTATATACCCAGGCACACATGGATTTAACGGCTGAAGCAGTGGAAGAGGTTTATTACAATCGCGATCGGCTGGAGGGTTTGATGATGATTCACGAACCAAAATATCTCCGCTTTTTTCAAGCCCGGTTTGCACTGAAATCGCCAGTTAGCTGA
- a CDS encoding TVP38/TMEM64 family protein — protein sequence MKSKKSIIAIGLFCIITTVIGIVLLGGIDRPQLQLWLQKMGIWAPILYILVYSIATICILPSTPLNLTGGAIFGSVWGTVWTSIAAVLAAVLSFAFSRTIGRKFIEQKLAGKWQKLDREMDRGGFFYMFAIRLLPLIPYGIVNFAAGLTSIKFRDYFFGTLLGTVPGILPFVMMGAGLTALERGDVLPILVALALTGMLIGTATWYRRQADRSS from the coding sequence TTGAAATCGAAAAAGAGCATTATTGCGATCGGGTTATTTTGCATCATTACTACTGTAATTGGGATAGTTTTATTAGGTGGCATCGATCGACCTCAATTGCAGTTATGGCTGCAAAAAATGGGAATTTGGGCACCAATTCTATATATCTTAGTTTACTCGATCGCAACAATTTGTATCCTACCCTCAACCCCACTCAATCTCACTGGTGGCGCAATTTTTGGTTCGGTCTGGGGTACAGTTTGGACGAGTATTGCCGCTGTTTTGGCCGCAGTACTATCTTTCGCATTCAGTCGCACGATCGGACGTAAATTCATCGAGCAAAAGTTAGCCGGAAAATGGCAAAAACTCGATCGCGAAATGGATCGCGGTGGCTTTTTTTATATGTTTGCAATTCGATTGTTACCACTAATTCCATACGGAATTGTTAATTTTGCAGCGGGTTTAACGTCGATTAAATTTCGCGACTACTTCTTCGGGACATTACTAGGGACGGTTCCCGGTATCTTGCCTTTTGTAATGATGGGTGCTGGTCTTACTGCGCTCGAACGTGGCGATGTTTTACCGATTCTCGTTGCTTTAGCTTTAACCGGAATGCTTATCGGTACCGCCACTTGGTACCGTCGTCAGGCCGATCGATCGAGCTAG
- a CDS encoding pentapeptide repeat-containing protein, translating into MNWISIDPAEHERRLALWFQREGSWGREDILTPAWHEFTGFYFTPNITVEELVERYAVGERNFTEIRLPEESDLSGVDLSGAIFLGANLAHSNFTNANLSNCDLRYSWMRGNFTRANLKGANIDRADVGGSKFKNANLLNTIGCFGHDCGALFEDTIRSDGSVVSYEGRA; encoded by the coding sequence ATGAATTGGATTAGCATCGATCCCGCCGAACACGAACGTAGACTGGCTCTCTGGTTTCAACGTGAAGGGTCGTGGGGTAGAGAAGATATCCTCACTCCCGCTTGGCATGAATTCACTGGTTTTTACTTCACGCCAAATATTACGGTTGAGGAATTGGTCGAAAGATATGCTGTTGGGGAAAGAAATTTTACTGAGATCCGGCTGCCTGAAGAATCCGATTTGAGCGGAGTTGATTTGTCTGGAGCTATTTTCCTTGGTGCTAACCTCGCCCATTCCAACTTCACCAATGCCAACTTGAGCAATTGCGATCTCCGGTATTCTTGGATGCGAGGCAATTTTACCCGTGCCAATTTGAAAGGGGCTAATATCGATCGAGCCGATGTTGGCGGTTCCAAATTTAAAAATGCCAACCTGCTCAATACTATAGGCTGTTTTGGGCACGACTGTGGAGCTTTGTTCGAGGATACTATTAGGAGTGATGGTAGTGTTGTCTCTTATGAAGGTCGTGCTTGA
- a CDS encoding phycobilisome rod-core linker polypeptide encodes MSIPLLEYSPTSQNHRVAGFEVAWEEQPRIFTIDNLLSKSDFDVLINAAYRQIFHEQQMTTHSRQIALESQLRGGQITVRQFIRGLATSETFRNLTFNSNNNYRVVQICIQRILGREVYNEREKIAWSIVIATKGFYTFIDNLLDSEEYQENFGDSTVPYQRRRILSQQIQGQLPFERMARYGTDYRDKLPKQNFRGIPDMGYTGPIMSSTRWSWQKQPSPVLTTIGKVITYSGGAGVVVLSLLVFLSCLGWVHI; translated from the coding sequence GTGTCAATTCCTTTATTAGAATATTCACCGACATCTCAAAATCATCGTGTCGCTGGTTTTGAAGTAGCTTGGGAAGAACAACCCAGAATCTTTACGATCGACAATTTATTATCGAAATCAGATTTTGATGTATTGATTAATGCTGCCTATCGGCAGATTTTTCACGAACAACAAATGACCACTCATAGCCGTCAAATTGCTTTAGAATCACAATTACGGGGCGGTCAGATTACCGTTCGTCAGTTTATTCGCGGCTTGGCAACTTCCGAAACTTTTCGCAATCTAACTTTTAATAGTAATAACAATTATCGGGTTGTCCAAATCTGCATTCAGCGCATTCTCGGACGTGAAGTGTATAACGAACGTGAAAAAATTGCTTGGTCGATTGTGATTGCGACCAAAGGCTTTTACACATTCATCGATAACCTGCTCGATAGTGAAGAATATCAAGAAAACTTTGGCGATAGTACCGTGCCTTATCAACGCCGCCGGATTCTATCTCAACAAATCCAGGGTCAGTTGCCATTCGAGCGGATGGCACGTTACGGTACCGATTATCGGGACAAACTGCCCAAACAAAATTTCCGAGGGATTCCTGACATGGGTTATACAGGGCCAATCATGTCGTCAACTCGTTGGAGTTGGCAAAAACAACCTTCTCCAGTACTCACTACTATCGGTAAAGTCATTACCTATAGCGGTGGTGCTGGGGTGGTTGTGTTGAGCTTGCTAGTCTTCCTCTCGTGCTTGGGTTGGGTACATATTTAA
- the hisG gene encoding ATP phosphoribosyltransferase, which yields MITVALPKGALLKDCIRLFQSVGLDFSAFLDKDNRQLQITDPTNRAKALLVRTHDVPVYVEYGQAQLGIAGYDVLREKTPQVAQLVDLKFGTCRLSVAVKADSPYQTTLNLPAHGRVASKFVHCAREYFDSIDLPIEIVPLYGSVELGPITGMSEAIVDLVSTGKTLKENGLVEIETLFYSSARLIAHPLSYRIDRDEISDLVAQIRNNVSLVTSQ from the coding sequence ATGATTACCGTAGCCTTACCAAAAGGAGCCTTACTTAAAGATTGCATCCGACTATTTCAGTCAGTTGGGTTAGACTTTAGTGCCTTTTTAGACAAAGACAATCGCCAACTCCAAATCACCGATCCTACCAATCGTGCCAAAGCCTTACTCGTGCGGACTCACGATGTCCCCGTGTATGTCGAATACGGACAAGCGCAACTAGGCATTGCTGGCTATGATGTCTTGCGCGAAAAAACGCCTCAAGTCGCGCAATTAGTCGATCTTAAATTCGGGACCTGTCGGCTCTCGGTAGCCGTCAAAGCGGATAGTCCCTACCAGACGACGTTAAATTTACCCGCACACGGTCGCGTCGCTTCTAAGTTCGTTCATTGTGCGCGAGAATACTTCGATAGCATCGACTTACCGATCGAAATCGTACCGCTATATGGTTCGGTAGAATTAGGGCCGATTACTGGCATGTCTGAAGCCATTGTCGATTTAGTTTCGACGGGTAAAACTCTCAAAGAAAATGGTTTAGTCGAGATTGAAACTTTATTTTACAGTAGCGCGCGGTTGATCGCTCATCCACTCAGCTATCGAATCGATCGAGATGAGATTAGCGATCTAGTTGCTCAAATTAGAAACAATGTTTCTTTAGTAACTAGTCAGTAG
- a CDS encoding DNA/RNA non-specific endonuclease, with the protein MLTTVRKVAYLLILTIAIAIVGCRNPDIPSGGETQGNINLLMGNPSQATSSPGNSENYLLVRPQYALSYSKNKGIPNWVAWQLNESWLGDAHRVGKFAPDDALPAGWERVKPSDYTGSGFDRGHMTNSEDRSRSPEDNIQTFLMTNILPQSPDNNQGPWVGLENYCRQLARSGKELFIISGGHGQGGIGKNGLRATVGQGKVLVPAVTWKVILVLDKPNAGVAGVDKNTRTIAVIMPNKQGIKSDPWQQYLTSVKDVEKLTGYKFFTSVPAQIREVIEARVDR; encoded by the coding sequence GTGTTGACCACCGTGCGTAAAGTAGCATACCTCCTGATTTTGACAATCGCGATCGCGATTGTCGGCTGTCGCAATCCTGACATTCCTTCAGGAGGTGAGACTCAGGGTAATATCAATTTGCTGATGGGGAATCCCTCTCAAGCAACTAGTTCCCCCGGTAACTCCGAAAACTACCTACTCGTGCGCCCTCAATACGCGCTGTCTTATTCCAAAAATAAAGGGATACCTAATTGGGTAGCGTGGCAGCTAAATGAGTCGTGGCTGGGAGACGCGCATCGCGTTGGTAAATTTGCACCAGATGACGCTTTGCCCGCAGGTTGGGAGCGCGTTAAGCCTTCTGATTATACTGGGAGCGGATTCGATCGCGGTCACATGACAAATTCGGAAGATCGCAGTCGTTCTCCAGAGGATAATATTCAGACTTTTTTGATGACGAATATTCTGCCCCAATCGCCCGATAATAATCAGGGACCATGGGTAGGTTTAGAAAATTACTGTCGTCAACTCGCCAGATCTGGGAAAGAATTATTTATTATTTCTGGAGGACACGGACAGGGTGGCATTGGCAAAAATGGCCTCAGAGCGACGGTAGGACAAGGTAAGGTATTAGTACCTGCCGTCACCTGGAAAGTTATATTAGTACTAGATAAACCTAATGCTGGCGTGGCTGGGGTCGATAAAAATACCCGCACCATCGCAGTTATAATGCCGAATAAGCAAGGGATTAAATCCGATCCTTGGCAACAATATCTAACTTCAGTTAAAGATGTCGAAAAGTTAACTGGATACAAATTTTTTACCAGCGTACCTGCCCAAATCCGCGAGGTTATCGAAGCCCGGGTCGATCGCTGA
- a CDS encoding outer membrane protein — MMPPKISRTISATIAITSILTFFCYKGCANERRVETPIQTLSRTITRSSSISIAQNPNVPTPEQLNRQRDAERVLKDGENLRREIRERGFDSNLEQRVQEQINKVRESGSDPQKVREADSELTRLRQQNNRFPYYYYDPFYPYYSTPGQIIFSPGYIYPPTVPAEDRIAERNSQSTSSTQLFGSAGFTNGGIAPSIGVRYNYIGLEVGALFNQDSLPGAVNDFALPSNFFFNDLGVKKLSPQWGLDLLGFVDVAPRVSAYGSVGLYFQNVGRIAQSQATNELFKQTNITNTTGAVGGGVVYSPSESVSFGLGYHSIRGVNVRVGINF; from the coding sequence ATGATGCCGCCCAAAATCTCTCGAACGATCTCTGCAACTATTGCCATTACCTCGATCCTCACGTTTTTTTGTTATAAAGGCTGTGCCAACGAACGTCGTGTCGAGACACCCATCCAAACTTTATCCCGAACGATAACCCGATCGTCATCGATTTCGATCGCGCAAAACCCTAACGTACCCACCCCAGAACAACTAAATCGACAACGCGATGCCGAACGGGTGCTCAAAGACGGCGAAAATCTGCGCAGAGAAATCAGAGAGCGCGGCTTCGATAGCAATCTCGAACAGCGAGTGCAAGAGCAAATAAATAAAGTCCGCGAATCTGGGAGCGATCCGCAAAAAGTCCGCGAAGCCGATAGTGAGTTGACTAGACTGCGCCAACAGAATAATCGCTTTCCTTACTATTACTACGATCCTTTTTACCCTTACTACTCTACCCCCGGTCAAATAATTTTCAGTCCTGGGTATATTTATCCGCCGACAGTACCAGCCGAAGATCGCATCGCCGAGCGCAATTCCCAGAGTACTAGTTCTACTCAACTATTCGGCTCGGCTGGATTCACCAATGGTGGTATCGCTCCGAGTATCGGCGTTCGCTACAATTACATCGGTTTGGAAGTTGGCGCACTTTTTAACCAGGATAGTCTGCCGGGAGCCGTCAATGATTTTGCACTACCGAGTAATTTCTTCTTCAACGATCTTGGTGTCAAGAAACTCAGCCCGCAATGGGGGTTAGATTTGCTGGGATTTGTAGACGTGGCTCCGCGCGTATCTGCTTACGGTAGTGTTGGATTGTACTTCCAGAATGTCGGTCGGATCGCTCAATCTCAAGCGACTAACGAGCTATTCAAGCAAACTAATATTACCAACACAACTGGGGCTGTCGGTGGTGGCGTCGTTTACAGCCCTAGCGAGAGCGTGAGCTTCGGACTGGGCTACCACTCAATCCGAGGTGTGAATGTCCGGGTGGGAATTAACTTCTAA
- a CDS encoding ISAs1 family transposase — MPTQVEKKKQKTETVGATNLDSQEITKKFGQYFQDIKDPRTQRTRVHLLKDIITIAILAVIAGAKGWEDMEEYGVNKQEWLSTFLELPGGIPSADTFRRVFEKINPKELEQCFRLWVQSLIEQLGVEVVAIDGKTNRGSYDRASGVKALHMVSAWASEHRLVLGQTKVSAKSNEITAIPALLELLDIQGCIITIDAMGTQKSMATKITGANADYVLSLKDNHPTLHQQVKSWFETAQSQGFKGVDVSISQRVEKGHHRIENRKVYTVPVSQLPLLYQQDQWSGLQTVVMVVRKSQYWNKTTHEVQFYLTSLLSDANRIGSAIRQHWGIENSVHWTLDVTFDEDKSRIRSLHGPQNFAVLRRLALNALERETSFRRSIRQKSRRTAMNDRYMLAVLSAAVPTSHPSTSACQ; from the coding sequence ATGCCGACACAAGTAGAAAAGAAGAAGCAAAAAACTGAAACAGTCGGAGCGACGAATTTAGACAGCCAAGAAATTACAAAGAAGTTTGGGCAATACTTTCAAGATATTAAAGATCCCAGAACCCAGAGGACGAGAGTACATCTACTCAAAGACATTATCACCATTGCCATCTTGGCAGTAATCGCAGGAGCAAAAGGATGGGAGGATATGGAAGAGTATGGTGTGAATAAGCAAGAGTGGTTAAGTACATTTCTAGAGCTACCAGGCGGAATCCCCAGCGCCGACACATTTAGAAGAGTATTTGAAAAAATCAATCCCAAAGAATTAGAGCAATGCTTTCGGCTGTGGGTGCAATCACTAATTGAGCAACTAGGAGTGGAAGTAGTCGCCATTGATGGTAAAACCAACAGAGGTTCATACGACAGGGCATCTGGGGTCAAAGCGTTGCACATGGTGAGTGCATGGGCGAGTGAGCATCGATTGGTCTTGGGACAAACAAAAGTCAGTGCTAAATCTAATGAAATCACAGCGATTCCCGCATTATTAGAATTGCTAGACATTCAAGGCTGTATCATCACTATCGATGCAATGGGCACGCAGAAATCGATGGCGACGAAGATTACTGGAGCAAATGCCGATTATGTGTTAAGCCTTAAGGATAATCATCCAACACTACACCAACAAGTCAAAAGCTGGTTTGAGACAGCACAATCACAGGGGTTTAAAGGCGTAGATGTCAGTATTAGTCAGCGGGTGGAGAAAGGACATCATCGGATTGAAAACCGGAAAGTTTACACTGTCCCTGTTTCACAACTACCATTGCTGTATCAACAAGACCAGTGGAGTGGACTGCAAACAGTTGTGATGGTTGTACGCAAGTCTCAGTATTGGAACAAGACCACTCATGAAGTCCAATTTTACCTAACCAGTCTTCTCAGCGATGCCAACCGGATTGGTAGTGCGATTCGCCAGCACTGGGGGATTGAGAATTCTGTCCATTGGACATTAGATGTCACCTTTGATGAGGACAAATCTCGCATTCGTTCTCTCCACGGTCCGCAGAATTTTGCCGTGTTACGTCGCCTTGCACTTAATGCCTTAGAACGTGAGACATCTTTTCGGCGTAGTATTCGTCAAAAGTCCCGGCGAACCGCGATGAATGACCGCTATATGCTTGCTGTCTTATCTGCGGCTGTTCCCACTTCCCATCCAAGCACATCCGCTTGTCAATAG
- a CDS encoding ABC transporter ATP-binding protein, with product MTDRDSVLDVRNLRIQFAGVKQPAVDGISFTLQRGQTLGIVGESGSGKSVTSLAVMGLLPNAGKVTQGEVLFQPYEDSTPQQSIDLLTLSPSQFSSYRGEQMAMIFQEPMSSLNPVFTIGYQLIEAIDRHQSVSKAEARRQAIYLLQEVKLIPSDDRLKEQYLASLKSIDALAEPMMHRSTSPSERELNDAINQQKLSWLERYPHQLSGGQLQRVTIAMAISCNPSLLIADEPTTALDVTVQATILELLQELRDSRNMAMIFITHDLGIIAEIADVVAVMYKGKIVEHQPILDLFQNPTHPYTKSLLACRPRPDREVKILPTIRDFMTEEISPDGQIKIVEKPQSLAVVNQEIPIDIRTIKLPEIDDRSEPILAIRNLKVGFPAQGIFGKDRQQYNWAVNDISFAVYPGETLGLVGESGCGKSTLARTILRLIEPQQGSIEFQGKNITKLQGEAMQVLRRDLQIIFQNPFSALNPRMNICNLIIEPLVIHKTVKSKAQRQERAEYLLQRVGLSTDYLTSYPHQLSGGQRQRVCIARALALNPKFIICDESVSALDVSVQAQVLNLLKELQGEFNLTYIFISHDLGVVKFMSDRIMVMNQGKIEEIDFARTIYESPKTEYTRKLISSIPLGTIDRIIHQQSTRGVISN from the coding sequence ATGACCGATCGCGATTCTGTCCTTGATGTTCGTAATTTACGCATCCAATTTGCCGGGGTCAAGCAACCAGCAGTCGATGGGATCTCGTTTACACTCCAACGCGGACAGACATTGGGCATTGTGGGCGAATCTGGTTCTGGTAAATCGGTGACTTCGCTAGCGGTAATGGGATTGCTACCCAATGCGGGGAAGGTAACGCAGGGCGAGGTATTATTTCAGCCATACGAGGACTCGACACCACAGCAATCGATCGATTTATTGACATTATCGCCATCACAATTTTCGAGTTATCGCGGCGAACAAATGGCGATGATTTTTCAAGAGCCAATGAGTTCGCTCAATCCGGTATTTACGATCGGTTATCAACTAATTGAAGCAATCGATCGACATCAGTCGGTATCGAAAGCGGAAGCCCGTCGCCAAGCAATTTATCTGCTGCAAGAAGTCAAATTAATTCCCAGCGACGATCGCTTAAAAGAGCAATATTTAGCCAGTCTCAAATCGATCGATGCTTTAGCCGAGCCAATGATGCATAGATCGACATCGCCGAGCGAGCGGGAACTGAACGATGCTATCAATCAGCAAAAACTTTCGTGGCTAGAACGCTATCCCCATCAACTTTCGGGCGGACAATTACAGCGGGTCACGATCGCGATGGCGATTTCTTGCAATCCGAGTTTATTAATTGCCGATGAGCCGACAACGGCTCTCGATGTGACCGTTCAAGCCACCATTTTAGAACTCCTCCAAGAGTTGCGCGACAGCCGAAATATGGCGATGATTTTTATCACCCACGATCTGGGAATTATCGCCGAAATTGCTGATGTGGTCGCAGTCATGTATAAGGGCAAAATAGTCGAACATCAACCAATTTTAGACCTATTTCAAAATCCCACCCATCCCTACACCAAAAGTTTACTAGCTTGCCGCCCGCGTCCCGATCGCGAAGTCAAAATTCTGCCGACGATTAGGGATTTTATGACAGAAGAGATTTCACCAGACGGTCAAATTAAGATCGTTGAAAAACCACAATCTCTAGCAGTAGTAAACCAAGAAATTCCCATCGATATTCGCACAATTAAACTACCAGAAATAGACGATCGATCCGAACCGATTTTAGCAATCCGTAACTTAAAAGTAGGCTTTCCCGCCCAAGGGATCTTTGGTAAAGATCGTCAACAATATAATTGGGCTGTAAATGATATTTCCTTCGCCGTTTATCCCGGCGAAACACTCGGTTTAGTCGGAGAATCTGGCTGTGGCAAAAGTACCCTAGCGCGCACGATTCTAAGACTGATCGAACCACAACAAGGCTCGATCGAATTTCAGGGTAAAAATATTACTAAACTTCAGGGTGAAGCAATGCAAGTCCTGCGCCGAGATTTGCAAATCATCTTCCAAAACCCCTTTAGCGCGCTCAATCCTCGAATGAATATCTGCAATCTGATTATCGAGCCGCTCGTCATTCACAAAACAGTTAAAAGCAAAGCCCAACGTCAAGAACGTGCCGAATATCTACTCCAACGAGTCGGCTTGAGTACCGACTATCTCACCTCTTATCCCCACCAACTTTCTGGCGGACAACGCCAACGGGTATGTATTGCCCGCGCGCTCGCACTCAATCCTAAATTTATCATCTGCGATGAATCTGTATCTGCCCTCGATGTCTCGGTACAAGCACAAGTATTGAATCTGCTCAAAGAGCTACAAGGCGAATTTAATCTCACCTATATTTTTATCTCTCACGATTTAGGCGTCGTCAAATTCATGAGCGATCGGATTATGGTAATGAATCAAGGTAAGATTGAAGAAATCGATTTCGCTCGGACTATCTACGAATCACCAAAAACCGAATATACCCGCAAACTAATCTCTTCTATTCCTCTAGGTACAATCGATCGGATTATTCATCAACAAAGTACTAGAGGGGTAATTAGTAATTGA